The Rubricoccus marinus nucleotide sequence ACGTCCTGCTGATGAAGCAGATTCGGTTCGCACCCGACGGCTCGCAGACCGTGGAGCCCATCGACGAGGCGTTTGCCGAGCGGGCCGCCGCACTCCACAACGAGCTCGTGGAGTCCATCGCCGAAAACGACGAGGGCCTTATGGAACTGTACTTCGAGAAGGGCACGCTCAGCGAGGACGAGATGCGCACGGGCCTGCACCACGCCATGCTCAAGCGGCAACTCTTCCCCATCTTCCTCACGGTCGCGACCGAGAACGTTGGGGTCTCGCGGCTCATGGGCTTTATCGACAACGTGTGCCCGTCGCCGGCGGAGATGCCGCCTCCGCACATGGCCTCTGGCGCGGTCCACACCTCGCCAGAGGCGGACCCTGTCGCGTTCGTGTGGCGCACCATGCACGAGGAGCACGTCGGCGAGTTCTCCTTTCTGAAGGTGTACGATGGCACGCTGGAGCCGGGGATGGACCTGGAGAACGCCAGCGACGGCCACGGCGAGCGGCTCGGGCAGCTTTACGCCATCAACGGCAATGCGAGGGACTCCATCGCGAGGCTTCCTGCGGGCGACATCGGCGCGACGGTCAAGCTCAAGAGCACGGGCACGGGCGACACGCTGCGCAAGAAAGGCTCAGACGCCGTGATCCAGGCCATCGAGTACCCGGAGCCGCGGATGCGCCTGGCGGTCCGCGCCAAGCGGCAGGGAGAGGAGGACAAGATGGCGCAGGGCCTGCACCAACTCGTCAAGGAAGACCCCAGCCTGCTCGTGGAGCACGACGCGCACCTGGGGCAGATCACGCTCGGCGGGCAGGGACAGATGCACCTCGACATCGCGAAGTACCGCATGGCGCACCGGTCCGGCGTAGAGGTCGAGTTCGATCAGCCGCGCATCTCCTATCGCGAGACCGTGCAAGGGGAGTCCCGCACGTCTTACCGCCACAAGAAGCAGACGGGCGGGGCCGGGCAGTTCGCCGACATCTCCATCATCGTCGCGCCTCTGGCGGGGGAGGAGTACGCCCCGCCGAGCGGGATGAAGGTGCGCAAAACGCACCAGGTGACGACCGACTGGGGCTCGACGGTAGAACTCGTCGACGCGATCGTGGGCGGCGTGATCGACATGCAGCGGTTCACCGGCGCGATCCTCAAAGGCATCGGTGACGCGTTGCGGCAGGGGCCTGTGGCCGGCTACCCCGTCGGCGACGTGCGCGTGGTGGTCTACGACGGCGGCATGCACCCCGTGGACTCCAACGAGAACGCGTTCAAGACGGCGGCCAAGATGGCCTTCCGCAACGGCTTCCGCGAGGCGCGGCCGACGATTCTGGAGCCGATCGTGGAGCTGGAGGTCAAGGTGCCAGATGCTCAGATGGGAGACGTGTTGGGAGACCTCAGCACCCGGCGTGCGCGCATCCAGGGCATGGACGCAGACGGCCCGTTCCAGGTCATCCGAGCCCACGTCCCTGAAGCGGAGCTGTACCGCTACTCCACAACGCTGCGCTCGCTTACCCAGGGTCGGGGCCTCCACCGCGCAACGTTTTCCGCGTATGAGCCCATGCCGCAACACGTCCAAGCGGATCTCGCGACCCGCCGTGGGGCGGACGACGACGAGTAAGGCCAGTCCTGTGCTTCGTCTCTGACGCCAGAGGCGAGAGCAGGCAGAGAGGGCGAGGCCGGTGTGGTCAAGGAAGCGCGTGGGCGCCAGAGGCCGGAAGGCTCGCAGGAACAGGTATGTCCGCATGAAGCGCTCTCGAAATGACGCATTGCGGAAACTCGACTTGCCGCGTTGCGT carries:
- a CDS encoding elongation factor G, with product MTVYDADHIRNVALVGHQGTGKTTLAEAMLYASGAIPRMGAVEDGSTRSDYHESEQERGMSVFTSLLHAEWKGHKINVLDTPGYLDFSAETITALKVADTAIFVLDAAEGVQVGTELGWTYTEMTETPAMFVLNKLDGPGSDFEDALARVQQRFGHAATPVQLPGGTGTRTIIDVLLMKQIRFAPDGSQTVEPIDEAFAERAAALHNELVESIAENDEGLMELYFEKGTLSEDEMRTGLHHAMLKRQLFPIFLTVATENVGVSRLMGFIDNVCPSPAEMPPPHMASGAVHTSPEADPVAFVWRTMHEEHVGEFSFLKVYDGTLEPGMDLENASDGHGERLGQLYAINGNARDSIARLPAGDIGATVKLKSTGTGDTLRKKGSDAVIQAIEYPEPRMRLAVRAKRQGEEDKMAQGLHQLVKEDPSLLVEHDAHLGQITLGGQGQMHLDIAKYRMAHRSGVEVEFDQPRISYRETVQGESRTSYRHKKQTGGAGQFADISIIVAPLAGEEYAPPSGMKVRKTHQVTTDWGSTVELVDAIVGGVIDMQRFTGAILKGIGDALRQGPVAGYPVGDVRVVVYDGGMHPVDSNENAFKTAAKMAFRNGFREARPTILEPIVELEVKVPDAQMGDVLGDLSTRRARIQGMDADGPFQVIRAHVPEAELYRYSTTLRSLTQGRGLHRATFSAYEPMPQHVQADLATRRGADDDE